The genomic region gtacTATGGACTTCTGTCTGTCCCCAGTAGCTAGACTATTGAAATACTTATTAAGTAGTAGAGAAAGGAATGTTCGTGACATAAAAAAGGAGATGAAGAAAAGATCATTTGTAAAGGAGTTAAAGCAAAATAGCCTTTGCAGTAGCTAGAAAAAGCATTGGAATTCCCAGCTACAATCAGTCAATCAAATCTTGTTTTATCATTCAAAAACAGTACAGACCAGGTATTTTAGAGTTCTGTTTAATAGATTAATTTGATGGAAGTTACTGTTTTATATGTAGTTGTCTGAAATCTCTGTATATAGACACACATTAAATAGGTGTTAAGACTAAATTTGTTCTCCCAGTGCTACCTACAGTCCAGTATATAGTTAGCAGGGAACGGGCGTCAAGAGTAGGTATTTTTCTGGTAAACAGAGCATGTTTGGCCATGGTGAATCTGTGAAAGTTTGCTAGTTTCACAGTGGCAGaaaactttgggtttttttttttttttatgttctttatatcatttctgttttgtctgcGTTGTTGCTTCTAAGTAGCTACGTATAGAAGGTGAAATTGTTCTGACCTCAGAAAAGTGCACAAAGCAAACtgagaaaagaaagtgaaagtaaactgagaaatgaggaaagtaattttctttgttatACTTCCGTTCCCAAGTGTCACAGAAAGAGCCATGACTGCTTTCACTGCTCATCTGGCTAGCTCACATTAGGTATTTTTATGGAGCTTTCCATTCTTGGAGTTGAGGAAAACATTGGTTTAGACTTGTCAAATATCAAACTGCAAAGTCTTTAgtatctttcttctttttgtttttttttttttttcaggtactGCACACCCCGGTACACAGACTTTGAAGACCTTGAACGAAAATACTGGAAGAACCTTACGTTCAATGCCCCCATCTACGGGGCTGATGTTAATGGCACGCTCTACGACAAGGTAAGGCCACTGTTCTGGTTTTCAGGTAATAGTAACCCTGGTATATTGCATTCCATAAATACTAATGCGGTATTTGACTCTTACCTTTTGGAAAGAGTTAATGATAGTCTTAGCATAGTTCCAGCTTCTGGAGTAGGTAGCTGACAGAGGTAGCGTTCTAAGGGACCTCTGCTTAGCACTTCAGTGTAGTGCAGTTCAGTTTAGGAAAGCAGAAATCACTGTTGCCCAAGCATTGCTTTGTCCTGAAAGGCGTGTGAGGGTTGGAAGTGTTGCTCAGTGGATTCATGCTGCTTTGGTATCCACTGGTGGATGTTTTTTTGCAGGTCAGCTCTGTAGCCGTTAGGTGGTAGGATGATAACTGTCAAAAGACAATTTGCATTCTGCTTGCTTGTCCCCTAAATTACCATGgtttattcttttaaaagatgTTTGGAATGAAAAGTGGTTTTGTTCAAGAGAGTTCAGATGTCAGCTCAAACTCAGTCAACATCAGCTATTGTTCTCTGCTCTGTAAAGTCTGTAGCTTCGTGATTATTTCTCCTTTGTAATCGTTATGTTGactggtaatttttttccctccttaaaGGGCAGTAAGCAATCACTATGTAAGCTACCATGCAGAACTTTGGGTTTAGGTGAGCTAGCTCTGTGTCATCCTGTGATGTGCTGTTTCACAAGTGTCTACTAAGTATTTGCAAACTGTCATCTCGGTTGTGTGATTTTGTACTTTGCAATCCTTGTTTGACATGAGGCTTGTGTTTTTCAGCATGTAGATGCGTGGAATATTGGCAGATTGAACACAATCCTGGATATTGTGGAGAATGAAAGTGGCATTACCATTGAAGGAGTGAATACTCCTTACCTATATTTTGGCATGTGGAAAACTTCCTTTGCTTGGCACACTGAGGACATGGATCTCTACAGTATTAATTACTTGCATTTTGGGGAACCCAAGTCATGGTAGGATTCTCTAAGGAATCTTCTAGATGTAGAACAGCAGTATCATAAAATACTGGAGTCAAAATCATAAAGCTAAGAGTTTACTAAAATAGTTGCCAGCTCTCTTGCACTGCAGTTCTATCTGATGACAAGAACACTAGAAAGCTGCAAGGACCTGCAGAGCAGTGCATGTCCTCAGTAGAATTTGTTTAGTTACCTTCTAGAAGGGTCTAGTTGCTGTCCTGATGTAGAGAGTTCTGAATTACACTACAGCATGGATGCtctctgctgtggcagggccaAAACTTGGCATACTTGCTTACCATTTCCTGAGGCTCTAAAATAATCATACAGAGGTATGGTCACACAGACACTGGGGGAATAGGCAGTTTTTAACAGACCTTGAAGTGTAGCTGTTTGTCATAGATCTAACATCAGGCTAGTGGATGTCGCTGAGTGGTTTGTCCAGTGTCTGAGTTTTCTTGATTCTTTTTAGGGGGGGCTCCTGAATTTCTCTGTAGCATGGGGTGCATTTTAAGAGTGAATCATGTCCTTCTGTtcacaaattaatttctcaagCAACTTCAACAATTGTTTCCATGGCACTTTTGTTGGAAACTAGTATTTTTGGCTGCCTTTTATTACaactttggagaaaaaaataatagctaGCACAATGTGACCCATGAACAACCCCATGCAGTGGCAGTAGCAGGGAAACATGAAACAGAATAGATGAGTCTGTTGAGCTCTTTGGCCATTGCTTCTTCTACAGTAGTACTTGGAAGAAGTGAGCTTTGCTGGTATCTTTGATTAATTTAGCAAGGAATCCATTCAGAATATAGCACTGTATTCCAGAGTGAAAGCAAACTAtgtgggttgattttttttttttgtcatagtCGTACCACCCATAAAAAGGTGTGTACAGGGAGAGACATAGCCCTAAAAAGCACTCCAGGAGTTGTGAATGTGTTAAGGATGTGGTATCTGACTTAGTCCTATTTCTGAACAGCTGAAAGAGGCAATTCCATTTTCTCTCTTGCCTTGTGTTCCTCCTTGAACTGAGTGTACTGAGATTACACAGCTGTGAACTGAGACAGTTCAGGAAGTACTCTTCCCTTTCTCATTGCAGATCTGTTTTGCTGCACAGATCTGCTAATTATGTACATCAGACTTTTACTTCTTTGATTGCTTGAGCAAAAGTTGTTGAAAGAAATGGTCACCTTTTCGGGTGTTGATTTTTCTTGGGATAGAAAGATAAAGTCCTCAATGAAGATTCCTAACTTTATATCAAACTTGGAAAAAGACAAGTGTAGAGATagaaatttttttaagtaattcaCATCTCAATGACTGATTATGATTTCCAGTCAAACTTTGAGATTTTGTTGTTGTCACTTGACCTTAACAGACCTGTTCTTACAACTGCAGGTACTCCATCCCTCCAGAGCATGGAAAGCGGCTGGAGAGACTTGCAAAAGGTAATCATGCAGTTCACGTCCTGCCTTTTTCTAAAGATGGGATAAAGAATGGGTTTCAGCTTCTTTAGAAAGCACAGAACTGATGACTGAACTACTAACTTGCCTTTTAGAATATAGATTTCATTACTTCTGAATGTTTGCTTGTTGCATTACAAATCATGAACTTGTGGTCTGTCtaaattttaatgagaaaatccCTAGCTATTGATTATTAAAACTGGAAGGTTACGGGCAAGAGAGGATCCTTCTGTTTGAGGTGTTTCTTATGTTCTTTCAAACTGGCAGCTGTTAAAAGATAAATCATAGGGATTTGTCATTCTTCTTCATGTGCAGACTAGCACACTTCAAATAAGGTGGTTCACACTTGTAGGGAAAAAGTGTCTAGACAGTAATTTTTCataaaactgcaggaaaatacATGTAGTTTGAGCACAGTGGTAACATCTCTCCTTGTCTTTATTTGAAACAGGTTTTTTCCCAGGAAGTGCCCAAAGCTGTGAAGCATTTCTCCGTCACAAGATGACTCTTATCTCTCCATCAATTCTGAAGAAATACGGAATTCCATTTGATAAGGTGTAGAAATGTAATCATAGTTATACCAGCTTGATCAAGAGGTTCCTGCAGCCTTGTCTTGTTTCTGACAGTAGCCAGTAGCAGATGCTTGGAGAGGAAAATAGAAACAGGCAGAGTATAAGGAAGTCGTTCCTATTGTACTTCCATTTATCTGGCTGTTGGGGCCTGAAAGAGTTTGAGACTGAAAAATCTGTCAGTGGCTCCTAAAATAAAAGCTTGGTTTcctgtgatatttttttaactaaaaccAAAGTATTATCTCCTGTGTTATATTCCCTTCACTGTTATGATGTGTATTCAGTGAggtgatacttttttttttgtttgtttcaaatttgCCCCtgctgattttgtttctttcagtctGCTTCCTCAATAGAAAATAAGAGTTGTCCCcttctaattttttaattacataGGCTGTATAGGCTTGTTTACTTTTTTCTCAGGTAATGACCTGCCATTCCCCCTCCCACACAGAGATATTAAAGATCTGGTCTTTGACTTTTTATTCAGAGATACTGTACCATCTGCCTGGGCAGCTGAAGGGTTTTGTCATAAGCCTTTATAGTGGGGAAATGTTGAAGAGCAAGCAGTGGAAGGCTGACTTAGAGTTCTAATCTAGTGTgaacagcaaaagaaagcagcaataaaCTTTCAAGTTCTGTGTGGCTAGAAATTTACTCGACCTTAGATACTGTTCAGCCAAACCTGTAGCTGATACAGTATCTTTATGAACTTTATATAGCTGTTGACAGAGTATTTTGTATGTATAATGATTTCTTTGCTAAAATAACCAGTTGTGTTGTAGTAAAAAAACTGTTTAGCATGGCTTTTGAGTAAACAGATATTTAACATAAGTAGCAAAGCAGTGAAGGTCAATAGCAAGTCTGTCCATTGCAGCAGGGAGCTCCAGCCACCATCTGTGATCTGGGTTTTTGGGTGTGTTGCAGAGAGGGGTTAAAAAGGAACTCCTTTTTATCATATTCGCCAAGTACCTTTGTAAACTCTGAATAACACTGCGATGTCTCAATTGTCttccaggtgacacaggaggcTGGAGAGTTCATGATAACCTTTCCTTACAGCTATCATGCTGGCTTTAACCACGGCTTTAACTGTGCTGAATCTACCAACTTTGCTACTCTTCGGTGGATTGAGTACGGGAAGCAGTCGGTGCTGGTGAGTGGTCTGCTGCCATCATTTAGCCCCCAGTGGTAGTTTTAAGAGAGTAGTTTCAAGCCTTTGTAAGATGTGATGTTTGCTTTCTCATAAAATAGCAGCATCCAGGCAAAGCCCTGGTTCATGCTTTATGTCAACCATGGATAGCATGCAACATGTTTTGTAACTTCAACTTTCTTGTAAGTTTGTGCAGCTCAAATGAGGCTTCAAAGAAAAGCATGGAACTGATTGTCTTTCCAGAGATGAAAGAATATGATTGGTGGGCAGTGCTTATCAGTATTTTACTCCAGTATTTTGACCATTATTTATTGATTGTTTAGCCTGGAATATGACTTTAGTAACTTAAATGACATACCAAAATAAGTGTATTAACTGAACCTTTAAACTGAATAGTGTTACATCCCTATAGAGGTGCCTTACAAACAAGGGTTAGGTTTTCAGATGCTACACTGAAGTGAATGCTTTGAAGCAGTAGCTGTAATCATGCCTGGGTGAGGGGAACCTCCACTGCTCTGGGTAGGCCCagtgtttctgtggctctgattTCTTCATTATAATCTCTGGTTTTCTGGCCTGTTTCCGTACAAGCTGATTTTAAAACACTCAGCTTCTACCAGTAGCTTTGTAAAAAGActgatgggttttttccctAGTTGTTGCAATaacatctgtttttctgtttcatgtttttttgCTGGCTTTTCTACCATTTTTAGTAACCTAATATATACCCTTTTGATTTCCTGGGAGTCTTTTGAGTTCTGAGGCTCAGTTACATGTTAGTGTGAGATTTTGTTCCTTAAACTCTTGAGAGCAAAATGCTAGAGAAATGCAGAGTAGAATTGTTGAGTATTTTGCCTTACTTTAGTATTTTCTGTGACTTAAGTGCTCATGTCGGAAGGACATGGTGAAGATCTCCATGGATGTGTTCGTGAGGAAGTACCAGCCAGATCGTTACAAGCTTTGGAAAGCTGGGAAGGATGTGACTGTCATTGACCATGCTCTTCCAAccccagaagcagcagagttCCTTAAAGGGGATCTCATGCAAAAAGTCAAGAATGGGAAACAGTGTGCTGAGGAGATGGAAACAGAAGTGTATAAAGAGGAGGTGGATGGGGATGAGACAAAAAGGTACTGCTTTATATAGTCCTCTGCTTTTCTATTGGATTCTTGGAGTTTGAGCCCAGTTGCAATTAAATGTTCGCCATTGTGATAGAACAGTGAGAGTTAGCAGTAATATCTTTTCCTGGGAGCAGGGTTTactcttaatattttttactgCTTAAGTCCACATTAATAGATGGTCTATTGTAAGCAGTAAACACAGCAGCTCGGAAGGTAGTTCTTAATCTTGGGAGAGCCCTCCTAAGCCTGGATTGGCAGTGTGTACCCTGCACTGACAGGCCAGAAGAAAAAGGGGTTGTGTTGAGGTCATGGGACAGTGCTTGCTAGCAAATTCTGGTACAATTCAATGCTGCAGGCTGTGGCATTGGTGTGCAGTTCCTGGTTGCTGAAAGTCAACAGGGTAATCACATTTTgcagttaaataattttcagtcaGTGCCAGCTACTGTTCCTAAAACTGTCTTTggtggtggattttttttttgttgttggtttgatttgtttggggttttgcttggaaggttttttttttgttcaaggTAAAGAATGCCTGGCTAGAGCATAGCTGCCTTAATACAAGATTAACATGCTGAGAAGTCATCTCTAGGGATTGCTgattttttctctctaaaggcaaagaaaacacttcaaaataatttggaaacTATTTGATTTTCCAGAGGCTGTCTCATAAAACACTGATCCAAACCAGACTGTATTTTATGCATTCACACAGAAATGTAGCACATTTACATGTTTGCTAACCTAACATAGGGATTTGTCttctgcagcatccccaagcaCCGCATAGGAACCAAAAGGCACAGGGTCTGCCTGGAAGTGCCTCAGGAGGTGAGTGAGAGTGAGGCCTTCCCTAAGGAGGAGCTGAGCTCCACACAGTATCAAGCAGACCTGACAGAGCCTCGTGAGAGGTCCACGAGTGAATATGTGCAGCAAGGTGAACAAAGGCTCAAACTTCCAGGTAACTGTGTGCCAGGCCTGTCTGGGGCACTCTGAAGTATGATGCTAGTTGGTAGGATACTTTTGTGTCCAGAAAAGCAGATGCTGGCTTGTCAGAGCCGTTGCTAGCACCTCAGAAATGTACTGTTCTAAGACTTGAAATATTACCATCTTCTAGTTTTTGATTTTTACTCTTTATTTTGCCTGCTTGCTTACAGAAATATATGGGATGTCTCAGTAGTCTTAGCTCTGTTGTATCTCTCTTGAGCCGTGTGACCTATTTATAGGAATTGCTTAGTAAAACGTATGCACACTTCCTGTTACTGTGGGTCTGGTATGCTTTTATAGGTGTGTTTACTTGTAATTTTTTAGTAAGTAGGCTGGACAGAATTCATGTGGCTTGTAATGGATGAGTTATCTTTGCTATTAGGGGAGGAGCAAGGGGTGTGTGAGGCCACAAAAGAATAGGGAAAACCTGTAATGCCCTctcttgtattttgtttttcagcccTTTGCAGCTTGTATTTAATAATCTTGTATtggcttgtggggtttttgcttttgtttttttctgttaagtCTTCCATGAAGATTTGTAACCTCTTACCCACAACAGCATTTGGCCAGGAGGTGGGCTGTTTTAACTACATACACATCTGTATAAAGGATCATTTCTATTTTGAACTCACTGTCTGCTGATTTTGTTTGATATACCCTAGTTTTTGTGATGGGAGAGGCAATGAgcagttatttttattctgattaaGCCATCTATATCGGCATTTGAATTAATCACCTACTCTTTATATGATGtacttctgcttttttctgtgtagcagtttgcttttctgtttggcTTTGTGCAAATAGTTGTACAAGTGTTCTCTTTCTGCCCAGACTTCAGAAAAGTGAGTATATCCCTTCTTCCAGATCGTGTGGACTCAGACATATTTGAAGAATTGAAAACAGTGAAGCCGGAGGAGGAAGAACAAGAAGCAGCTGTACTGGATCTCTCCATTTCACATGCTTCAAATTCCACTTCAATGTTGCCAGCTTCAAAGCAGAGTGCTACATCCAGTGTTCAGTCCAGCTCACCTGCCTATTCTTCAGACTCTGAATCGTCTGATCTGTTGGCAAAACGAACTCTTCCTGGGCCAGCTGGGCTGTTCACAGTCCACAGCTACGCTAAGGGGGATGCCAGCGGGTCCGACAACGAGCAGACTTCAGGGAAGAAagccagtgccacctccagtgTCAGTGAGCAAGAACTGACAGAGGtatgtggcaaaagaactgaaAGCTGGAGGGCTGTAATTCCATGGTCAGAAATTTGCAGTGACAGAACTATCTGTGTAGATGACAGTTTCATCCCAGTGTTTGCATAGCAGGTTGCATCTCTGGGTTTTGCTAAACACACAAGAATTCAGATGAAAGCCTTATATACTTCAAGCCCTTCAAGTAACCAGGGAGATCACTTGTCTTGAGAATTTCTCTAAACTATTTAAGTGCTGTAATGGAAAGGATAGCTTAATGTTTTTGACATGGTAGTGTTACAGGGTGATTGAGGTCGTTTGGTACCAAGAGACACCTCTTTGTACCTAAAATGAATCTGGTTTGTTCCAGCCTTTATTGCAAGCACATTCATGTGATGAGGggcttttaatataaaattgtgTACATGGATACATCTCTTTGCCCCTTTAAAAGAGGGGAAAGGATGCAACAAAAATACTGGTTGGGAGAATGTAAATCTGGGTGTTGAAAAGCTGCCAATGAATGTTTTATTAAGCAGCCTAAGCGAAGAGTTAGAATCTTACCTGGTACTGTCTTTccagtattttgttttcctctttaaatTTGCATTTAGAGAAAGGGAGGCCAGTAATGACTTCGTAAGAAGTCAAGAATTATACCAAAGGAACATCAGATAGTCCAATCTTGATGGTTAAGCTGAAACTGAGAGAACTGTGGTGGCTATTTAAATGAAAGACATTCTGTTGTAGGTACTGATGTCTCCAGTGCATGCTCTGTACAGGGAAAAGGTGAAATTTTGAATGGGTGTGGATTGTTTTCCCCAGGGTGGTGTACTTTGAAACAAATTTTCCATTAGGTGGTAACTAGGAATGCTAATTTCAATATTTCTTAGAAGTCTTGTATCCGACTCTGTAAGGGAACAGAAGTAGTGATTATTATGCTctattttatgaaaagaaaatattcaagcATACATAGGATGCATTTAATCCAAGATGtacttctgcttttaaaagaataacAGGTTTTAAGAAAAGGGTAGGCTCTTACCTAGAGGGAGACTTCCTGGACTGTTGAAATCATTACTTTACTAATCTGCTTGTCAGATTAGTAGTAATTTTGTCAGTATGTCCCTTGTTTTTCTATGAGGATAAGGGAAGAGGAAATAGCTGTTGTTGCAATCTCCTTCTTCCAGTCAGTCATCAAGGCAGTAATAAGCAGAAAGGATGAAAGTGTCCTTCCTTTAAAATAACCCTTTTTGTTCAAGATGTCTATgagctctgtattttttttctagtttatGAATTCTTTTAAATTTGGAATATAAGTGACACACAAACTGAGGCTTCTCAAAAATTCATGAGACTTATCATGGCTCTTTCAAGTTGAACCATTCAACTTGCCTTTCTTTGTTTCAGTCTTTTACATGAttctttaaagaaacaaacTTGCATGAAAAGCTACACTGGGACCTGTGAAAAGTGTACATTCTACTCACTCAACAGAGCTAGTACAGCTCTGTCTAGTTTTTCATAACAAACATGCTCTGAGCACTCTGAGAAAGAGCTTAGAGCTGAAGTTACTTTGTTGGAAATAAAACGGTGGAAGCATGTGTGCATATTGATGAAGTTCCTCTAAGTTCAGAGTAAATTCCTTTCAAAATGGTGTCAAAAGGGCACATGCAAACTAACAGCTGAATTGCTTCTCCTGGTCCAGGTGGGAAAGGAGTATGTGAGCTCCATGAAGGAGAGTAAGAAGTCCAAGGGTCGTCGCCAGCCATTGAGCAAACTCCCACGTCATCACCCACTCCTGGTGAAAGACTGCATCAGTGATGATGGTAAGTAAAGCCTTAGGCTCTTTGGGCAATTGGATAGAGGGTCTCAGCTTCTGTGGGCAGCGTGGGATATTCTGGTAAGTAACTGGCAATAAACAGGAGTCAGTAAGTGACAGCTCTGCCTCCTAGACAAGGTGTATATCCCATTGTATCATTAAACATTTCTCTCAAATGGTCATCTTTCTTTCCTGTactttcctttggaaagcaaaattaaacCAGTACCAGAGACTGTTGCCTAACTGCATCTGCTTTAGAATATTCCAATCATTGATGTAAATATTaatgacttttttaaaaaaccctaatgCCAGATTCTTTGCGTGATGGCTTTAGTTTTGATGTACATGTAATTTGGAGCTGGTTCTTCCTCACAATAAGCCTATTTTGTTGTCTGCACTGTTGCTTGATTAGTAGAAGCCTCTCAGAAAGGAGACTGAGTTAACTGGCTTCCATCACCCTTCTGTCAGTTTGCTTTCTGGCATTCTTTCATCTCCGTTCATAGCTTCTTGCCTTATTTAGTTTCATTTACAAGAAGAACATTTATGAAAGGCCACATAATCACTGAGTGAATGCACTCTTATTGCAGAGGCATCAGAGCAGCTAACTCCTGAAGAAGAGGCTGAGGAGACAGAAGCATGGGCCAAGCCACTGAGCCAGCTGTGGCAGAATCGGCCGCCGAACTTTGAGGCTGAAAAAGAATACAATCGCACCATGGCCCAGCAGCCCCCGTACTGTGCTGTTTGTATGCTCTTCCAGGCATATCAGGTAGGAAACCAAGACTGCTCATGCTATCACAGAGGTAACAGAGTAGGTGCTGCTGTGGTACATAGTTTTAAATATGTGGGTTTGCATATTGCCAGTTAACCAAAGCTGTATCAGTGTTGCAGTCTTCCCCAGGAGTTGTACCAGGAGAGCACAAGTGGGTGACCATCCCCACACCTGTAATGGGCCCCTGTGGGTTTCCAAGGGCTTGCTCAGCTCTTCAGCAGAAGCTTTTGTAATTTGTGGCTTTTGCTCAAACCACAGAATGGAGCTTAAATGTCTGGAGCTGACTATAAAATCTCATTTCTCCTTTCCAGACTGCCTCATTCActtctaaaatgtttttaagaaaacactTTAGGTCCTCTCATAGTACATGGTCTTTGAGGAGCTGGAAAGGAAGAATAACTTTTACTTAAAAGAATTCAGAGTTGTATTTGTAGATGGTGTAGATGGAAAGATGTCTTGTCTTGCAGTGTATACATGACAGTAGCATGGGATGGGGTTCAGAAGTCCTTTGTCATGTTGAATAAATGTGCAGGCAGGAGTGCCTCACCAAATATTTTGATGTACctaaaataaatagttttaagATAGCTTGAGTAGTTGTCTGCATGTTTGACCTGCAACTTCGAGATAGTTTGACCCTTCCCATACACTGATAGGatatttgattaatttttgGTGACTGCATAGTTGTGGTGACACTGGAAACATGTTCACCACAGTTTTGGAAATAAAGGCCTCAAATTTTTGTTGAAGATTTATATTTCATATAGTTcctaattttaatgaaaaccaCAGACCGTAGTTTCTGTTCAATCTTGCTATTTCTATCTGAGAGTAAGTTGTTGGGAATAGAAATTCTGCTTAGGAGCTGTGTGGTACCTGAGGATTTCACTAGTGCTGAAAGGTATAAAATTAACTATTTGAGGACAATTGAAATTCTCTGAAGATCTTCTTTGTAAGTTGCTGTTGAGCAGAATATTCTTAGCTGCAGGTTTTCAAATGTTTGTCCACACCAGGCAGTGGAGCAGAAACTCTTCCAAGATTTGAGCTGTGGTTAGTCTTTGTTCCAACTTCAGAAAGTCTGTAGCAAG from Cinclus cinclus chromosome 8, bCinCin1.1, whole genome shotgun sequence harbors:
- the KDM4A gene encoding lysine-specific demethylase 4A, with product MASELESLNPGQRIMTFRPTMEEFRDFSRYIAYVESQGAHRAGLAKIVPPKEWKPRQCYDDIDELVIPAPIQQVVTGQSGLFTQYNIQKKAMTVREFRRIANSDKYCTPRYTDFEDLERKYWKNLTFNAPIYGADVNGTLYDKHVDAWNIGRLNTILDIVENESGITIEGVNTPYLYFGMWKTSFAWHTEDMDLYSINYLHFGEPKSWYSIPPEHGKRLERLAKGFFPGSAQSCEAFLRHKMTLISPSILKKYGIPFDKVTQEAGEFMITFPYSYHAGFNHGFNCAESTNFATLRWIEYGKQSVLCSCRKDMVKISMDVFVRKYQPDRYKLWKAGKDVTVIDHALPTPEAAEFLKGDLMQKVKNGKQCAEEMETEVYKEEVDGDETKSIPKHRIGTKRHRVCLEVPQEVSESEAFPKEELSSTQYQADLTEPRERSTSEYVQQGEQRLKLPDRVDSDIFEELKTVKPEEEEQEAAVLDLSISHASNSTSMLPASKQSATSSVQSSSPAYSSDSESSDLLAKRTLPGPAGLFTVHSYAKGDASGSDNEQTSGKKASATSSVSEQELTEVGKEYVSSMKESKKSKGRRQPLSKLPRHHPLLVKDCISDDEASEQLTPEEEAEETEAWAKPLSQLWQNRPPNFEAEKEYNRTMAQQPPYCAVCMLFQAYQAECEGNSQNSGVTPAAADGKVRTKPLIPEMCFTATGCSTDLNLSTPYLEEDGTSVLITCKNCHVCVHASCYGVSPDKATEDWMCSRCTENALEEDCCLCSLRGGALQRANDDKWVHVMCAVAVLEAKFVNIAERSPIDVGKIPLQRFRLKCIFCKKRRKRIAGCCVQCSHGRCPTSFHVSCAQAAGVMMQPDDWPFVVFITCFRHKTPSQAERAKAALQDLSPGQIVISKHKNGRFYQCEVVSLAKETFYEVNFDDGSFSDNLYPEDIVSRDCLQLGPPAEGEVVQVRWTDGQVYGAKFVASHAIQMYQVEFEDGSQLMVKRDDVYTLEEELPKRVKSRLSIASDMRFTEIFEEKEVSQERKRQRVINSRYREDYIEPALYRAIME